In the Phaeobacter gallaeciensis genome, one interval contains:
- a CDS encoding glycosyltransferase family 61 protein, with translation MTEHGAGPEDQPLPDGGWSEEIETLRGACVIPPVDSALVQKAGVLTASGDYCAKAALWRKYRPITVQPDPPSEVNATLPGRWLWGGVLWAHFGHFLVESSSRLWALPHLDQPVDGILFIPKRPAVGDETRGFQREFINLFAPGLPIRVAAEPTRVEELVVPGQGFGLGHITRGTRKFRNAVHSRFARDVTPEGPEKLYISRSKLGLSKGGLLGEEQMEELLQAEGYEIFHPQDHSLTEQLARYKAARQVIAADGSALHLFAMVGRPDQKVAMVLRRQSGANNLLAMNVAHFCKCNPLVIGALRTEWVPVNKPKSSRNSFGEIDHSVIGRALATHGFISADAKWPVLSDDQRQQILVEKGLGGSDRFVESPEFKQQRIREMRRARRARRAAKTANA, from the coding sequence ATGACAGAGCATGGCGCCGGACCCGAAGATCAGCCGTTGCCCGACGGGGGCTGGTCCGAGGAGATTGAGACCCTGCGCGGTGCCTGCGTGATCCCGCCGGTCGACAGTGCGCTGGTGCAAAAGGCCGGCGTGTTGACTGCCTCTGGTGATTACTGCGCCAAGGCCGCGCTCTGGCGCAAATACCGCCCGATCACCGTGCAGCCCGACCCGCCGAGTGAGGTCAACGCAACCCTGCCGGGGCGCTGGCTCTGGGGCGGGGTGCTCTGGGCGCATTTCGGGCATTTCCTGGTGGAAAGCTCGTCCCGGCTCTGGGCGCTGCCACATCTGGATCAGCCGGTGGACGGCATCCTGTTCATCCCCAAACGCCCGGCTGTGGGCGATGAAACGCGCGGCTTTCAGCGCGAGTTCATCAATCTCTTTGCGCCGGGCCTGCCAATCCGGGTTGCGGCTGAACCGACCCGGGTTGAGGAACTGGTGGTGCCAGGGCAGGGGTTTGGCCTTGGCCATATCACTCGTGGTACCCGCAAGTTCCGCAATGCGGTGCACAGCCGCTTTGCCCGGGATGTGACCCCTGAAGGCCCTGAAAAGCTCTATATCTCCCGTTCGAAACTGGGCCTCAGTAAGGGCGGTCTTCTGGGCGAAGAGCAGATGGAAGAGCTGCTTCAGGCCGAAGGCTATGAGATCTTTCATCCGCAGGACCACAGCCTGACCGAGCAGCTGGCCCGCTACAAGGCGGCGCGGCAGGTGATCGCGGCGGATGGCTCGGCGCTGCATCTCTTTGCCATGGTAGGAAGGCCGGATCAGAAGGTCGCGATGGTCCTGCGGCGCCAATCCGGCGCCAATAATCTGCTGGCGATGAATGTAGCGCATTTCTGCAAATGCAATCCGCTGGTGATTGGCGCGCTTCGCACTGAATGGGTGCCGGTCAACAAGCCAAAGTCGAGCCGCAACAGCTTTGGCGAGATCGACCATTCGGTGATCGGCCGGGCTCTTGCCACGCATGGATTCATCTCTGCTGATGCGAAATGGCCGGTGCTGAGCGACGATCAGCGGCAACAGATCCTTGTCGAAAAGGGGCTTGGCGGCAGCGACCGTTTCGTGGAATCGCCCGAATTCAAACAGCAGCGGATCCGCGAAATGCGCCGCGCCCGTCGGGCCAGGCGGGCGGCCAAAACCGCCAACGCCTGA
- a CDS encoding DUF2853 family protein: MGKRDDLIAQYADDLKNKCGMDPDMDLLTKVTIGCGPAIYDADASTVASSQESELETVKQNFLIKKLGLADGPELMEAINKVVEIYGKSERNKYRAVFYYMLTKHFGKEAVYG, from the coding sequence TTGGGAAAACGTGACGACCTGATTGCACAATATGCAGATGATCTGAAAAACAAATGCGGCATGGATCCGGATATGGACCTGCTGACCAAGGTGACCATCGGCTGCGGCCCCGCGATCTACGATGCGGATGCCTCCACCGTTGCCTCCAGCCAGGAGAGCGAGCTGGAAACCGTCAAACAGAACTTCCTGATCAAGAAACTGGGTCTTGCTGACGGGCCTGAACTGATGGAGGCGATCAACAAGGTTGTCGAGATCTATGGCAAATCTGAGCGCAACAAATACCGGGCGGTTTTCTACTACATGCTGACCAAGCATTTCGGCAAGGAAGCGGTTTACGGCTAA
- the tsaD gene encoding tRNA (adenosine(37)-N6)-threonylcarbamoyltransferase complex transferase subunit TsaD has product MTQTLTILGLESSCDDTAAAVVRQTGDTPAEVLSSVVFGQTELHSAYGGVVPEIAARAHAEKLDICVIEALKEAGVTLKDLDAVAVTAGPGLIGGVMSGVMCAKGIAAATGLPLIGVNHLAGHALTPRLTDGIAFPYLMLLVSGGHCQYLIVRGPEDFTRLGGTIDDAPGEAFDKTARLLGLPQPGGPSVQAEAENGDPKRFRFPRPLLDRPDCNLSFSGLKTALMRMRDQIVAEKGGLTRQDRADLCAGFQAAVVDTLAEKTRRALRLYLDENPASPTVAVAGGVAANTAIRAALQDVCAEAGAEFTAPPLRLCTDNAAMIAYAGLERFRSGARDGLDLTARPRWPLDQSSPALLGSGKKGAKA; this is encoded by the coding sequence ATGACACAAACCCTGACGATCCTTGGGCTGGAAAGCAGCTGCGACGATACAGCAGCGGCGGTGGTGCGCCAGACCGGAGATACCCCGGCCGAGGTCCTGTCGTCGGTGGTTTTTGGCCAGACCGAGCTGCACAGCGCCTATGGCGGGGTGGTGCCGGAAATCGCGGCGCGGGCGCATGCGGAAAAGCTGGATATCTGCGTGATTGAAGCCTTGAAAGAGGCCGGTGTCACCCTGAAAGACCTAGACGCGGTGGCCGTCACCGCCGGGCCGGGGCTGATTGGTGGGGTGATGTCCGGCGTGATGTGCGCCAAGGGGATTGCCGCCGCCACCGGCCTGCCGCTGATCGGTGTGAACCACCTGGCGGGCCATGCGCTGACGCCGCGGCTGACCGATGGCATTGCCTTTCCCTATCTGATGCTGCTGGTGTCCGGCGGGCATTGCCAGTATCTGATCGTGCGCGGACCAGAGGATTTCACCCGTCTGGGCGGCACCATCGACGATGCTCCGGGCGAAGCCTTTGACAAGACCGCGCGCCTTTTGGGCCTGCCGCAGCCCGGCGGCCCCTCGGTGCAGGCAGAGGCGGAAAATGGCGATCCCAAACGGTTCCGCTTTCCGCGCCCGCTGCTGGACCGGCCCGATTGCAACCTGTCATTCTCGGGGCTGAAAACCGCGCTGATGCGGATGCGCGATCAGATCGTTGCGGAAAAAGGCGGGCTGACACGGCAGGACCGCGCCGACCTTTGCGCCGGGTTTCAGGCCGCCGTGGTCGATACCCTGGCCGAGAAGACCCGCCGCGCCTTGCGCCTTTATCTGGATGAAAACCCGGCATCCCCGACCGTGGCTGTGGCCGGGGGGGTTGCGGCCAATACCGCCATTCGCGCCGCACTGCAGGATGTTTGCGCCGAAGCAGGCGCCGAGTTCACCGCGCCGCCCCTGCGCCTGTGCACCGACAATGCCGCGATGATCGCCTATGCCGGGCTAGAGCGGTTCCGATCTGGTGCGCGCGACGGGTTGGACCTGACCGCCCGGCCGCGCTGGCCGCTGGATCAGAGCAGCCCCGCGCTGCTTGGCTCGGGTAAAAAGGGGGCCAAGGCATGA
- a CDS encoding YciI family protein, whose translation MLIALIARDKPGHLETRMANRTAHLAYIEETGAVAQAGPLLDQNGEMVGSLIILDVEDMAAGEAWAANDPYNKAGLFEAVELITWKKVVG comes from the coding sequence ATGCTTATAGCATTGATTGCACGCGATAAACCCGGGCATTTGGAAACCCGGATGGCGAATCGCACCGCGCATCTGGCCTATATCGAAGAGACTGGCGCCGTGGCGCAGGCAGGGCCGTTGCTGGATCAAAACGGCGAAATGGTCGGATCGCTGATCATTCTGGATGTCGAGGATATGGCCGCGGGCGAGGCCTGGGCGGCAAATGACCCCTACAACAAGGCAGGCCTGTTTGAGGCGGTCGAGCTGATCACCTGGAAAAAGGTCGTCGGCTGA
- a CDS encoding SCO family protein produces MTRLYALLAALFIAALAGGTWFLTRPGDSDDKFAQCRSSKIAGGADTIGGPFELVNSKGETVTDKDVITEPSLLYFGYTFCPDVCPLDVSRNAEAIDVLDERGYSVTPVFISIDPDRDTPEVVGDFAYNMHEKMIGLTGSAEQVKAASQAYKTYYKKQDGDEDYYLVDHSTFAYLVLPEDGFVEFFRRDETPEQVADKIGCFIDNM; encoded by the coding sequence ATGACCCGCCTATATGCCCTTCTTGCTGCCCTATTCATTGCTGCTCTTGCCGGCGGCACCTGGTTCCTGACCCGCCCAGGGGACAGCGATGACAAATTCGCCCAGTGCCGCAGCAGTAAGATTGCCGGTGGCGCAGACACCATTGGCGGGCCGTTCGAACTGGTCAACTCCAAGGGTGAGACGGTCACCGACAAGGATGTCATCACCGAACCCTCGCTGCTGTATTTTGGCTACACCTTCTGCCCCGATGTCTGCCCGCTGGATGTGTCTCGCAACGCCGAGGCCATCGATGTGCTGGATGAACGCGGTTACAGCGTGACACCGGTGTTCATCTCGATCGACCCGGACCGCGACACCCCCGAGGTGGTTGGCGATTTTGCCTACAACATGCATGAAAAGATGATCGGTCTCACCGGATCGGCCGAGCAGGTCAAGGCGGCCAGCCAGGCCTACAAGACCTATTACAAGAAACAGGACGGGGATGAGGACTATTATCTGGTCGATCATTCCACCTTTGCCTATCTGGTGCTGCCTGAGGACGGTTTCGTCGAATTCTTCCGCCGCGATGAGACGCCCGAGCAGGTGGCAGACAAGATCGGCTGTTTCATTGATAACATGTAA
- the ahcY gene encoding adenosylhomocysteinase, giving the protein MGTDYIVKDIALAGFGRKELDIAETEMPGLMSLRAEYGDSKPLKGARIVGSLHMTIQTAVLIETLVALGADVRWASCNIFSTQDHAAAAIAEAGIPVFAIKGQTLEEHWDYLDRSFQFAEGANMILDDGGDATLYVLLGARAEAGEDIIPVPGSEEEAAIKAQIQKRMKESPGWFTKTRDAIKGVSEETTTGVHRLYELVKQGQLPFPAINVNDSVTKSKFDNKYGCKESLVDGIRRATDTMMAGKVAVVCGYGDVGKGSAASLRGAGARVKVTEADPICALQAAMDGFEVVLLEDVVSSADIFITTTGNKDVIRIEHMRAMKDMAIVGNIGHFDNEIQVANLKNHKWTNIKEQVDMIEMPSGNRIILLSEGRLLNLGNATGHPSFVMSASFTNQVLAQIELWTRGEEYKNEVYILPKHLDEKVARLHLERIGVKLTTLSPEQAAYIGVTPEGPFKPEHYRY; this is encoded by the coding sequence ATGGGCACGGATTACATCGTCAAAGACATCGCATTGGCCGGGTTTGGCCGCAAGGAACTGGATATCGCGGAAACCGAAATGCCGGGGCTGATGTCCCTGCGCGCGGAATACGGGGACAGCAAGCCGCTGAAGGGCGCCCGTATCGTCGGCTCCCTGCATATGACCATCCAGACCGCGGTTCTGATCGAAACCCTGGTGGCGCTTGGCGCCGATGTCCGCTGGGCATCCTGCAACATCTTCTCGACCCAGGATCACGCGGCGGCGGCGATTGCCGAGGCAGGCATTCCGGTCTTCGCCATCAAGGGCCAGACCCTGGAAGAGCATTGGGATTACCTCGACCGCTCCTTCCAGTTCGCCGAAGGTGCCAATATGATCCTCGACGATGGCGGCGATGCGACGCTCTACGTGCTGCTGGGCGCCCGCGCCGAAGCAGGTGAGGACATCATCCCGGTGCCCGGCTCTGAGGAAGAAGCCGCGATCAAGGCGCAGATCCAGAAGCGCATGAAGGAAAGCCCCGGCTGGTTCACCAAGACCCGCGACGCGATCAAGGGCGTTTCCGAAGAGACCACCACCGGCGTGCATCGCCTTTACGAGCTGGTGAAACAGGGTCAGCTGCCCTTCCCGGCGATCAACGTCAATGACTCGGTCACCAAGTCGAAGTTCGACAACAAATACGGCTGCAAGGAAAGCCTGGTCGACGGCATCCGCCGCGCCACCGACACCATGATGGCCGGCAAGGTTGCCGTGGTCTGCGGCTACGGCGACGTGGGCAAAGGCTCGGCTGCCTCTCTGCGCGGCGCGGGGGCCCGCGTGAAGGTCACCGAAGCGGACCCGATCTGCGCTCTGCAGGCGGCGATGGACGGCTTTGAGGTGGTGCTGCTGGAAGACGTGGTCTCCAGCGCCGATATCTTCATCACCACCACCGGCAACAAGGACGTGATCCGCATCGAGCATATGCGCGCGATGAAGGACATGGCCATCGTCGGCAACATCGGCCACTTCGACAATGAGATCCAGGTGGCGAACCTCAAGAACCACAAGTGGACCAACATCAAGGAACAGGTGGATATGATCGAGATGCCCTCGGGCAACCGCATCATCCTTCTGTCCGAAGGGCGCCTGTTGAATCTCGGCAATGCCACCGGCCACCCGTCCTTCGTGATGTCGGCCTCTTTCACCAACCAGGTTCTGGCGCAGATCGAGCTGTGGACCCGCGGTGAGGAGTATAAAAACGAGGTCTACATCCTGCCCAAGCATCTGGACGAGAAGGTCGCCCGCCTGCATCTGGAGCGTATCGGTGTCAAGCTGACCACGCTCAGCCCCGAGCAGGCCGCCTATATCGGCGTCACCCCGGAAGGTCCCTTCAAGCCGGAACACTACCGCTACTGA
- a CDS encoding COG4223 family protein, with the protein MADKKTSDDVTGSDANDVTASEVTEVETPEPVDSQEESPADTSEAEAEAEAEAEAEAEAEAEAEAEAEAEAEAEAEAEASSETDADADAETPEPAPAEPQQVIERVVEKRGGFGSAVLGGAVAAVIGFALGQGGVLNSILPPSLRPASVDVTAIEAEQAALRSDLSALKTQVEGISIPNLAPLSQRIDAVEGTVGDLSAPQSDALEAEISALVERLTALEQRPVADAGSPEAIAAVDAQLAKLQDSLAAQRAEVEQMLAEARQMDQASAEAARIASAQTVLARLRSSLDSGASYAGLVDELAALDVTVPEALTSPADSGVATLTGLADSFTPAARSALAAAREETKGTGGVMDYLKRHLGARSVAPREGDDPDAVLSRVGALVDQGKIADALAELDALPETSRTALADWESAARSRVAAVAAADELAQSLNAK; encoded by the coding sequence GTGGCTGACAAGAAAACTTCGGATGATGTGACCGGGTCGGACGCCAATGATGTGACGGCATCAGAGGTGACTGAGGTCGAAACCCCGGAACCGGTTGACTCGCAAGAAGAAAGCCCGGCGGACACTTCCGAAGCCGAAGCCGAAGCCGAAGCCGAAGCCGAAGCCGAAGCCGAAGCCGAAGCCGAAGCCGAAGCCGAAGCCGAAGCCGAAGCCGAAGCCGAAGCCGAAGCCGAAGCATCGAGCGAGACGGACGCAGACGCAGACGCAGAAACCCCTGAACCGGCGCCCGCCGAACCGCAACAGGTGATCGAACGCGTTGTCGAAAAACGCGGTGGCTTTGGCTCAGCCGTCCTTGGCGGAGCTGTTGCTGCTGTCATCGGATTTGCCCTGGGGCAAGGCGGCGTTTTGAACAGCATCCTGCCGCCCAGCCTGCGCCCGGCCAGTGTTGATGTCACCGCGATCGAAGCAGAGCAGGCCGCTTTGCGTTCGGATCTGTCGGCGCTGAAAACGCAAGTCGAGGGGATCTCCATTCCCAATCTCGCGCCGCTTTCGCAGCGTATCGACGCTGTCGAAGGCACCGTTGGTGATCTCTCCGCACCGCAAAGTGACGCGCTTGAGGCCGAGATTAGCGCGCTTGTGGAGCGTTTGACTGCGCTAGAACAACGCCCGGTGGCCGATGCCGGATCGCCAGAAGCCATCGCTGCGGTGGATGCCCAGCTTGCCAAATTGCAGGACAGCCTGGCGGCACAGCGCGCCGAGGTTGAACAGATGCTCGCCGAGGCCCGCCAGATGGATCAGGCCAGCGCCGAGGCCGCCCGTATCGCCAGCGCCCAGACCGTGCTGGCCCGTCTGCGCTCCAGCCTCGATAGCGGCGCCAGCTACGCGGGGCTTGTCGACGAGTTGGCAGCCCTTGATGTTACCGTGCCAGAGGCGCTGACCTCCCCTGCCGACAGCGGTGTGGCAACGCTCACCGGCTTGGCCGATAGCTTCACCCCGGCCGCCCGCAGCGCCCTTGCTGCTGCGCGGGAAGAGACCAAGGGGACCGGCGGCGTGATGGATTATCTCAAACGTCACCTCGGCGCGCGCTCGGTTGCGCCGCGCGAAGGCGACGATCCGGATGCGGTCTTGTCCCGCGTCGGGGCGTTGGTGGATCAGGGCAAGATTGCTGATGCGCTGGCCGAACTGGACGCACTGCCTGAAACCTCCCGGACCGCCCTGGCTGACTGGGAATCGGCTGCCCGCAGCCGGGTCGCTGCGGTTGCCGCAGCGGATGAACTGGCCCAAAGCCTGAACGCGAAATAA
- a CDS encoding EVE domain-containing protein codes for MAYWLFKSEPSTWGWQDQHAKGDAGEEWDGVRNYQARNFMRQMKLGDRGFFYHSQKEKSVVGIVEVCTEAHPDSTTDDPRWECVDIKAVRGFTTPVSLEQIKSDPRLEEMVLVKSSRLSVQPVSEEEWRIICDLGGTDPD; via the coding sequence ATGGCCTATTGGCTGTTCAAATCCGAACCTTCGACTTGGGGCTGGCAGGACCAGCATGCCAAGGGCGACGCGGGAGAGGAATGGGACGGCGTTCGAAACTATCAGGCGCGTAATTTCATGCGCCAGATGAAATTGGGCGACCGCGGGTTCTTCTATCACTCACAGAAAGAAAAATCCGTGGTTGGCATTGTCGAGGTCTGCACCGAGGCGCACCCAGACAGCACCACGGATGATCCGCGCTGGGAGTGCGTGGATATCAAGGCGGTGCGTGGCTTCACCACGCCGGTATCGCTGGAGCAGATCAAATCCGATCCCCGGCTGGAAGAGATGGTGCTGGTAAAAAGCTCACGCCTGTCGGTGCAGCCTGTGAGCGAGGAAGAGTGGCGCATCATCTGCGATCTGGGCGGAACCGATCCGGACTGA
- a CDS encoding NAD(P)H-dependent glycerol-3-phosphate dehydrogenase has translation MSVSVLGAGAFGTALAISLAGNGPVTLWARNNAHAEQMQTSRRNVARLPGVDLPPELTVTSDLAEAAESDTILLSVPMQQLRGLLMAEGDALAGKALVACCKGIELSTGMGPVSVIRDCLPEAQAALLTGPSFAADIARGLPTALTLACEDPALGLSLQEQLTTANLRLYRTTDTVGAELGGALKNVIAIACGAVIGAGLGESARAALMTRGYAEMQRMALACGARAETLAGLSGFGDLTLTCSSDLSRNYRLGFAIGRGESFDPSITVEGAATARATAAKAEDMRLDMPITQTVVALLDGRLTIHDATAQLLSRPLKEE, from the coding sequence ATGAGTGTTTCGGTCCTGGGCGCGGGCGCCTTTGGCACGGCGCTGGCGATTTCTCTGGCGGGCAATGGGCCCGTCACGCTTTGGGCGCGCAATAACGCCCATGCCGAGCAGATGCAGACCAGCCGCCGCAATGTGGCCCGCCTGCCCGGCGTGGATCTGCCGCCAGAGTTGACCGTCACCTCGGATTTGGCCGAAGCGGCGGAAAGTGACACCATCCTGCTGTCCGTTCCGATGCAGCAATTGCGCGGGCTGCTGATGGCCGAAGGCGATGCGCTGGCGGGCAAGGCTCTGGTGGCCTGCTGCAAGGGGATCGAACTCAGCACCGGGATGGGACCGGTTTCGGTGATCCGGGATTGCCTGCCAGAGGCACAAGCCGCCCTGCTGACCGGCCCCAGCTTTGCCGCCGATATCGCGCGCGGGTTGCCCACGGCACTGACGCTGGCCTGCGAAGACCCTGCGCTGGGATTGTCCCTGCAGGAGCAGCTGACCACAGCAAACCTACGGCTTTATCGCACTACGGATACGGTGGGCGCCGAGTTGGGCGGTGCCCTGAAGAACGTGATCGCCATCGCCTGCGGCGCGGTGATCGGTGCAGGCCTTGGCGAAAGCGCCCGCGCGGCGCTGATGACCCGTGGCTATGCCGAGATGCAGCGCATGGCCCTGGCCTGCGGTGCCCGCGCCGAAACGCTGGCCGGATTGTCGGGCTTTGGCGATCTGACGCTGACCTGCAGCTCGGACCTGTCGCGCAACTACCGGCTGGGATTTGCCATTGGCCGGGGAGAGAGTTTCGATCCCTCCATCACCGTCGAAGGCGCCGCCACCGCCCGGGCCACCGCCGCCAAGGCCGAGGACATGCGGCTGGACATGCCGATCACACAAACCGTTGTCGCTTTGCTGGATGGCCGCTTGACGATTCATGACGCAACCGCTCAACTGCTGTCACGACCATTAAAAGAGGAATAA
- a CDS encoding ActR/PrrA/RegA family redox response regulator transcription factor, with protein MVEATQRDIGPDKSLLLVDDDEPFLRRLAKAMEKRGFEIETAGSVAAGSAIATARPPAYAVVDLRLEDGNGLDVVEVIREKRPDSRVVVLTGYGAIATAVAAVKIGATDYLSKPADATDITNALLASADELPPPPENPMSADRVRWEHIQRIYELCDRNVSETARRLNMHRRTLQRILAKRSPK; from the coding sequence ATGGTCGAAGCGACGCAAAGGGACATCGGACCCGACAAATCGCTCTTGTTGGTCGATGATGATGAACCGTTTCTGCGCCGCCTGGCCAAAGCGATGGAAAAGCGCGGTTTCGAGATTGAGACCGCCGGATCTGTCGCCGCTGGCAGCGCCATCGCCACCGCCCGGCCCCCAGCGTATGCGGTTGTCGATCTGCGGCTGGAGGATGGCAACGGTCTGGATGTGGTCGAGGTGATCCGAGAAAAACGTCCCGACAGCCGGGTTGTGGTGCTGACCGGATATGGCGCCATTGCCACCGCCGTTGCTGCGGTGAAGATCGGCGCCACCGATTACCTGTCGAAACCGGCGGATGCGACCGATATCACCAATGCGCTCTTGGCCTCGGCGGATGAACTGCCGCCGCCACCGGAAAACCCGATGAGCGCGGACCGCGTGCGCTGGGAGCATATTCAGCGCATCTATGAACTCTGCGACCGCAACGTGTCCGAAACCGCTCGGCGGCTGAACATGCACCGGCGGACCTTGCAGCGGATCCTCGCCAAACGCAGCCCCAAGTAA
- a CDS encoding HD domain-containing protein, with protein MPPKPARAWQRMLSGRRLDLLDPTPVDIEIEDIAHGLAFVARWNGQTKGDFAYSVAEHSLLVESLFTRLYPKAPVKWRLAALLHDAPEYVIGDMISPVKAAVGPGYEDLDQRLTTAIHVRFGLPAALPKTIKSKIKRADKISAWMEAVQIAGFSEAEANKFFGRIDPQITGDLSIDLRPPVEVRRDFVSRHAELLAQL; from the coding sequence ATGCCTCCAAAACCTGCCCGCGCCTGGCAACGCATGCTGTCAGGGCGCCGACTGGATCTTCTGGATCCCACGCCCGTCGACATTGAAATCGAGGATATCGCCCACGGGCTGGCCTTTGTGGCGCGCTGGAACGGGCAAACCAAAGGTGATTTCGCCTATTCGGTGGCCGAACATTCGCTGCTGGTCGAGAGCTTGTTCACCCGTCTTTATCCCAAGGCGCCCGTGAAATGGCGCCTGGCCGCGCTGCTGCATGATGCCCCGGAATATGTGATAGGCGACATGATATCCCCGGTGAAGGCAGCAGTCGGTCCCGGGTATGAGGATCTGGATCAGCGGCTGACTACGGCCATCCATGTCCGTTTCGGCCTGCCCGCCGCCCTGCCAAAAACCATCAAGTCCAAGATCAAGCGCGCCGACAAGATCAGCGCCTGGATGGAGGCGGTGCAGATTGCCGGGTTTTCGGAGGCCGAGGCCAACAAGTTCTTTGGCCGCATCGACCCGCAGATCACGGGCGATCTGTCTATCGACCTGCGCCCGCCGGTCGAGGTGCGCCGTGATTTTGTCAGCCGACATGCAGAGCTGCTGGCGCAGCTTTAG
- a CDS encoding uroporphyrinogen-III synthase, with protein sequence MTDPKTGPAVGLLMTRPLPSARRFVEDLPAKTRAGLTVIYAPLMRVQPLSGALEATDTQGVRGLIFTSANAVATATGQVSTDLPAYCVGQRTTAEAIGAGWSAQCLGQTADELVSRLVDMRPPAPLLHLHGRHTRGDVAQRLTDAGLSCREKVIYDQELLPLNEDALRAITSQQSLIVPVFSPRTARHFAQICPDASNLHLIALSEAVAKPLKVLNCRDLQVCNTPDADAMSTLVRDAADALARVEGPAHGK encoded by the coding sequence GTGACGGATCCGAAGACCGGCCCTGCCGTGGGTTTGCTGATGACGCGGCCGCTGCCCTCGGCCCGCCGGTTCGTGGAGGACCTGCCTGCTAAGACACGCGCAGGGCTTACCGTGATCTATGCGCCACTGATGCGGGTTCAGCCATTATCTGGCGCCTTGGAGGCAACGGATACGCAGGGCGTCCGCGGGTTGATCTTTACCTCTGCCAATGCGGTTGCCACGGCGACCGGACAGGTTTCCACGGATCTGCCGGCCTATTGTGTCGGGCAGCGCACCACGGCGGAGGCTATCGGCGCGGGCTGGTCCGCGCAATGTTTGGGCCAGACCGCCGATGAACTGGTATCCCGCCTTGTGGATATGCGCCCACCCGCGCCCTTGTTGCATCTGCACGGGCGTCATACGCGGGGTGATGTGGCGCAGCGCCTGACGGATGCCGGGCTGTCCTGCCGCGAGAAGGTGATCTATGATCAGGAGCTGCTGCCACTGAATGAAGACGCGCTGCGGGCAATAACGTCGCAACAGTCGCTAATCGTGCCGGTTTTTTCGCCACGAACTGCGCGGCATTTCGCCCAGATTTGTCCCGATGCGTCGAATTTGCATCTGATTGCGCTGAGCGAAGCCGTTGCGAAACCACTGAAAGTCTTGAATTGCAGGGACTTGCAGGTATGTAACACGCCCGATGCAGATGCGATGAGTACACTGGTCCGTGATGCCGCAGATGCTTTGGCGCGGGTTGAGGGTCCCGCGCACGGGAAGTAA